In Synechococcus sp. CC9616, the following are encoded in one genomic region:
- a CDS encoding LysR family transcriptional regulator, whose protein sequence is MNAAHEHVLQRLHLQIIFEVEGRGSLTAAADALSLTQSALSHSIKKLEKQLGVTIWMRDGRQLYLTQAGRYLLSLAERVLPQLSLAEDHLDQFSAGVRGTLRVGMECHPCYQWMLNVTNPYLKAYPDIDIDVIQKFQFGGLGALLNHEIDMLVTPDPFFKPGLEFEPVFDYEQVLVVSDQHPLSAKDWVIPDDLRSEVLISYPVPLERLDIYRSFLTPAGLSPALHKRIETTDMILQMVSSGRGVTALPRWLAERYVASMRLTVLRLGQSGIAKQIHLGMRQADASFDYITGFVSLARRLERPAEN, encoded by the coding sequence ATGAACGCAGCTCATGAGCATGTTCTTCAGAGGTTGCATCTGCAGATCATTTTTGAAGTAGAGGGTCGTGGTTCTTTAACTGCTGCTGCTGATGCGCTGTCACTAACGCAGTCAGCCCTGAGCCATTCCATCAAGAAACTTGAAAAGCAGCTAGGAGTGACGATTTGGATGCGTGACGGTCGACAGTTGTATCTTACTCAGGCGGGTCGTTATCTTCTTTCTTTGGCCGAAAGAGTTTTACCTCAACTCTCGCTAGCAGAGGATCATCTTGATCAATTTTCTGCGGGTGTCCGGGGTACATTGCGGGTTGGTATGGAGTGCCATCCTTGTTATCAGTGGATGCTAAATGTGACGAATCCATATCTGAAGGCTTATCCAGATATTGATATTGATGTGATTCAGAAATTTCAGTTTGGTGGCCTCGGGGCTTTGCTGAATCATGAAATCGATATGCTCGTTACTCCTGATCCTTTTTTCAAGCCAGGGCTCGAGTTTGAGCCAGTGTTCGACTACGAGCAGGTTTTGGTGGTGTCAGATCAACATCCATTGTCTGCCAAAGATTGGGTGATTCCCGACGATCTGAGGTCTGAGGTTCTGATTTCTTACCCAGTTCCCTTAGAGCGCTTGGATATCTACAGGAGCTTCTTGACGCCAGCCGGTCTGTCGCCAGCTCTGCACAAGCGGATTGAAACCACTGACATGATTTTGCAGATGGTGTCTAGCGGTCGCGGCGTCACGGCATTGCCCCGTTGGCTGGCTGAACGCTATGTCGCCTCGATGAGACTCACGGTGCTCCGGCTGGGTCAGAGCGGTATTGCCAAGCAGATTCATTTGGGCATGCGTCAGGCAGACGCGTCCTTCGACTACATCACCGGCTTTGTCAGCCTTGCGCGGCGCCTAGAGCGCCCCGCTGAGAATTGA
- a CDS encoding fatty acid desaturase codes for MKSPTYQDFSLKPFTTRSNRKALTQISNTLIPYGLLWWLMLQATEVSLWLTPPFLIVLSLFSLRSFSLMHDCGHGSLFETPKLNRVFGFLLGVVNAVPQLSWSIDHAYHHKTNGDWERYRGVADFLSLEEFQNLSHKEQRIYTAIHHPLMAIPGGFYYLAIKPRLDLLIGLIRPENRMWGSREEFNDLCLSNFFSLIAVTCLGWCIGFGLFLSLYSIILCLTASSLIYVFYIQHIFENSYAHPSHGWSPMRGALEGSSLLILPPMLQWFTANIGFHNIHHLCERIPNYNLEACHQCNQHLLENVPILRLGTMLRSSKFLLWDPDNASLITIPSTNLVRP; via the coding sequence ATGAAATCACCTACCTATCAAGACTTCAGCCTGAAGCCTTTTACAACACGCAGCAATCGAAAGGCTCTCACTCAGATAAGCAACACGCTGATTCCCTATGGACTGTTGTGGTGGCTGATGCTTCAAGCCACTGAGGTGTCCCTTTGGCTCACTCCACCTTTTCTGATCGTTCTCAGCTTATTTTCGCTGAGAAGTTTTTCATTGATGCACGATTGCGGCCATGGATCGTTGTTTGAAACCCCAAAGCTGAATCGGGTCTTTGGATTCCTCTTGGGCGTCGTCAATGCGGTCCCGCAACTGTCCTGGTCCATTGACCACGCTTATCACCACAAAACCAATGGAGACTGGGAACGGTATCGAGGGGTCGCTGATTTTCTCAGCCTGGAAGAATTTCAAAACCTCAGCCATAAAGAGCAACGGATCTACACCGCGATCCACCACCCGCTCATGGCTATACCTGGTGGCTTCTATTACCTGGCAATCAAACCCAGGCTTGATCTCTTGATTGGCCTTATCAGGCCGGAGAATCGCATGTGGGGGTCAAGGGAGGAATTCAACGATCTTTGCCTAAGCAACTTCTTTAGCTTGATTGCTGTGACCTGCCTTGGATGGTGTATTGGTTTCGGATTATTTCTAAGCTTGTACAGTATTATTCTATGCCTAACAGCTAGCAGCCTAATTTACGTATTCTACATACAGCATATATTCGAAAATAGCTATGCGCATCCGAGCCACGGTTGGAGCCCGATGCGAGGGGCATTAGAAGGCTCGAGCCTACTCATCCTCCCACCAATGCTGCAATGGTTCACAGCAAATATTGGCTTCCATAACATTCACCATCTTTGCGAAAGGATTCCCAATTACAATCTTGAAGCATGTCATCAATGCAATCAACATCTTCTGGAAAACGTACCAATATTGCGACTTGGAACAATGCTGCGAAGTTCAAAATTTCTTTTGTGGGATCCCGACAATGCAAGTTTGATCACAATTCCTTCAACGAATTTAGTCAGGCCATAG
- a CDS encoding class I SAM-dependent methyltransferase: protein MFLGWAPMQRDRQPEVMDQPGLDPVAHEQALQGLRRINAISRCVPGLFRHIETLARESSSAQLSVLELACGGGDTAIELAALARRHDVGVSIHACDLNPEAVRIARRNVARSESDVDVFVADALDPAGSEQFDVVYCTLFVHHLDPPDVVRLLTGMAARARRLVLVDDLIRSRLGYSLAWMGTRLLSRSWVVHHDGPLSVQAAFTPTEILQLASQAGLRAPLLEQTWPERFLLSWRPR from the coding sequence ATGTTTTTGGGCTGGGCCCCAATGCAACGTGATCGGCAGCCCGAGGTGATGGATCAACCTGGTCTCGATCCTGTCGCTCATGAACAAGCCCTCCAGGGTTTGCGACGGATCAATGCCATCAGTCGTTGCGTGCCGGGTCTGTTTCGTCACATTGAGACGCTTGCACGTGAGAGTTCATCCGCTCAGCTGAGCGTGCTTGAACTGGCTTGTGGAGGAGGTGATACGGCGATTGAGCTTGCTGCGCTTGCCCGAAGACACGATGTCGGAGTGTCGATTCATGCCTGCGACCTCAATCCCGAAGCGGTACGGATCGCACGGCGCAATGTGGCCCGATCTGAGAGCGATGTTGATGTGTTTGTCGCGGATGCTCTTGATCCGGCTGGATCCGAGCAATTCGATGTGGTGTACTGCACGCTGTTCGTCCATCATCTGGATCCTCCGGATGTGGTCCGACTTCTGACAGGGATGGCCGCCAGGGCACGACGTCTCGTCCTCGTTGACGATCTGATCAGAAGTCGTCTTGGTTACTCCTTGGCTTGGATGGGCACACGTCTACTTAGCCGTTCCTGGGTGGTCCACCACGACGGCCCCTTGTCTGTCCAGGCAGCCTTCACTCCCACGGAGATCCTTCAACTTGCGTCTCAGGCTGGTTTGAGGGCTCCTCTCCTGGAGCAAACCTGGCCCGAGCGTTTTCTGTTGAGCTGGAGACCTCGCTGA